A stretch of Desulfitobacterium dichloroeliminans LMG P-21439 DNA encodes these proteins:
- the nirJ2 gene encoding putative heme d1 biosynthesis radical SAM protein NirJ2, whose protein sequence is MIVSWNTTNACNMYCDHCYRDAGCQAEEELNTSEAKTLLEQIAKAGFKIMIFSGGEPLLRPDIVELVAHATSLGLRPVFGTNGTLITVDMARRLKEAGAMGMGISLDSLSIEKHNQFRKYPRAWEEAVQGMRNCREVGLPFQIHTTVMDWNRHELEAITDFAVAEGAVAHHFFFLVPTGRAVSIEEESLRAEEYEDALTRIMKKQQEVNIELKPTCAPQFMRIAKQMGMNTRFGRGCLAGTSYCIINPKGQVQPCAYLNIPLGDVRETPFDEIWKNNQVLNELRTMDYKGGCGVCEYKKVCGGCRARAAYYEQGDYMAEEPWCLYHGRKGVK, encoded by the coding sequence ATGATTGTTTCATGGAATACGACGAATGCCTGCAATATGTATTGCGATCATTGTTATCGAGATGCCGGTTGCCAAGCGGAAGAGGAACTGAATACCAGTGAGGCAAAAACACTTCTTGAACAGATTGCCAAAGCAGGCTTTAAAATAATGATTTTTAGCGGCGGAGAACCTCTACTTCGTCCAGATATAGTGGAATTAGTAGCTCATGCCACATCCCTGGGCTTACGTCCGGTCTTTGGCACCAATGGGACATTAATCACTGTCGACATGGCTCGCCGTCTGAAAGAGGCAGGAGCTATGGGTATGGGAATTTCCTTGGATTCCTTATCCATAGAAAAGCACAACCAATTCCGCAAGTACCCGCGCGCTTGGGAAGAGGCAGTCCAAGGGATGCGTAACTGTCGTGAAGTGGGACTTCCTTTCCAAATCCATACAACAGTGATGGATTGGAATCGCCATGAATTGGAAGCTATTACGGATTTTGCAGTGGCTGAAGGGGCAGTTGCTCATCATTTCTTTTTCCTCGTGCCTACGGGACGAGCAGTATCGATCGAAGAGGAATCTCTGCGGGCTGAAGAATATGAAGATGCTTTAACTCGCATTATGAAAAAACAGCAAGAGGTCAATATTGAACTTAAGCCTACCTGTGCTCCCCAGTTTATGCGGATTGCCAAGCAAATGGGAATGAATACCCGATTCGGCCGAGGTTGCTTAGCCGGTACTTCCTATTGCATTATCAACCCTAAGGGTCAAGTGCAGCCCTGTGCTTACCTCAATATCCCTCTTGGGGATGTGCGGGAGACCCCCTTTGATGAGATTTGGAAAAATAATCAAGTGCTTAACGAACTGCGCACTATGGATTATAAAGGCGGCTGCGGGGTATGTGAATATAAAAAAGTATGCGGAGGCTGCCGAGCTCGGGCTGCTTATTATGAACAAGGGGATTATATGGCAGAAGAACCCTGGTGCCTATATCATGGGCGTAAGGGGGTAAAATAA